The window CGCCCGGGTCGGTCATGAGGAACTGCCGTACGCCGTACGTCGTGTCCTTGAGTGCCCCGATGCGGGGGATCCCGCTCGACGGCACCCTTCCGTACGCCTCCTTGAGTCCTGCCCTGAACGACGCGTACAGCCCGTCGACGTCGTCCGTCAGGACGTAGCAGGTGCTGTACGAGCCCGCCGGGTCGAATCGCTTCATCCCGAAGAACTGGAGCCGGATACCGCCGCGTTCGACCGCCGCGAACGGGTTCGGGCTCTTCTGCCGGAACGTCACCTCGAAGCCGAGGGCGGTGTAGAAGTCGAGCACGGGCTGGATGGCCGGACACGGCAGGATCGGCACGCACGTTTCACTCATGGATCCATCTAATCAAACTTGATTAGTGTGGCGACAGGGTGAGCGGACAGGAACTTTCCGTTCGACCCGCAGACGACCCGCCGGCCGGCAGGCGACCCGTCGGCCCGCAGACGATCCGCCGGCCCGCAGACGATCCGCCCGACCCCGAAACGACTCGCAGACCCGCACGGGACGCCCTGACGCGCGGACGGCCGGCACCTCGCCCCCGAGGTGCCGGCCGGTTCCGTGCGGTGCGCCGTCGTTCAGGCCGCCTTCTTCGTGAGTGAGGTGAGATGGGCGAAGACGACGACGTTGGCCGAGTAGCCGCTCTTCTTGTCGAAGCGTCCGCCGCAGGTCAGAAGTCTGAGCTCCGGACGGCCGGTCGGCCCGTACACCTGCTCGTCCGGGAACTTGTCCTTCGTGTACGTCTTCACCTTGTCGACGGTGAAGACCGCGGTCCGCCGGTCCGCCCGGGTGACCTTCACCGTGTCGCCGCGGCGCAGGACGTTGAGGTTGAGGAAGATGGCGGGCCCCGTCGCCGTGTCGCGGTGGCCGACGAGCAGTGCCGTCCCCGACTCCCCGGGTGACGGTCCCTTCCGGAACCACCCCACCAGTTTGGGTCTGCTCAGGGGCGGTGCGCCGAGCCGGCCCTTCGCGTCCAGCGCCAGGCCGGTGACCGGCGCCTCGATGAAGATGGCGGGGATGGCGACCTTCAGTGGACGCGAGTGCACCAGTGGGGCGTGCGAGGCGGGCACCTTCTCCTGAGGTTTGTGCGGTGCCCTCCGGAAAGGCGGCGCCCCGCCGCCCGCGGCGTCGCTGCCGCGGGCGGCGGTGACCGACGAGGCGTCCTCGGGCGAGTCGGAACACGCCCACACGACGCCGGTCACCAGCGAGAAGGTCACACTCAGGGTCATCGTGAGCCGGCATGCGCGACTCGGACCCCGTCGTCGCCGTCGGCCCCGCGTGTTATGCCTCGTTGCGGGCACGACGCCGGGCGGATCGACGGACCATGATCAGCCCCGCGACACCGGCGGCTCCGGCCACGAGCGCCGCCGAGGTCCCGATGCCCGAGTCGCTCTCGGAGCTGACGCTCGTCATGTCCGGGACGCCGCCGCCGCCCGCGGGAACCGCGCCGGACGGCTTGTCGTAGATCTCCGCGGCGCTCTTGTCGCTGCTCTTGTCGGCCTGGGCGCCGGCCTCGGACGAACCCCGGCCCTCGCCGCCCTCCGTGCGGCTTCCGCCCTGACCACCCTGAGCGCCCTGACCACCCTGAGCGCCCTGACCGTTCTCCCGCTCAGGCCGGGAGCAGTCGACCTCGAAGCTCTTCTGCTTCAGCGGCGCGCCGGCCACCAGCCACGTCAGCTTGTACGTGCCCTCGGGCAGGAGGTATTCCTGGCTGCGGGCCTTGCCGTCGATGAGCGGCAGCGACGCGGTGAGCGTGTCGCCCGGGGGGACGGTGGGGGGCTGCTCGGTGATCGTCCAGGTGACGAACGGCAGTGCGTCGAAGTTGTTGGCCACGAGCGCGAACTTGCAGACCTCGACGCCGTCGCGGTCACCACGGGAGTGCCAGCTGACCGAGCGGATG is drawn from Streptomyces sp. NBC_00178 and contains these coding sequences:
- a CDS encoding class F sortase, which gives rise to MTLSVTFSLVTGVVWACSDSPEDASSVTAARGSDAAGGGAPPFRRAPHKPQEKVPASHAPLVHSRPLKVAIPAIFIEAPVTGLALDAKGRLGAPPLSRPKLVGWFRKGPSPGESGTALLVGHRDTATGPAIFLNLNVLRRGDTVKVTRADRRTAVFTVDKVKTYTKDKFPDEQVYGPTGRPELRLLTCGGRFDKKSGYSANVVVFAHLTSLTKKAA